From one Lycium barbarum isolate Lr01 chromosome 6, ASM1917538v2, whole genome shotgun sequence genomic stretch:
- the LOC132645843 gene encoding uncharacterized protein LOC132645843 yields the protein MMVKKKLCCFQYLVLCGLLLAVLVSSKHHGNSANDLVDIINKNRTAQKLPQLSNSPGLGCIALQYAKECMGNCSSNNSINCHPSEDDFTEVFAPNCGVELPTFGTISGYILGCQPKYLEPLEAFPNVLVHDKRTLSLLRNKTHTEVGVGIIKAHKHKGPYLWCVLFSSSQRNTTFVLDDLGEGIKQKKGCYSGTSFPCSRAHRDIGPLSNKIWILVLLCVIYFQQFLFKLF from the exons ATGATGGTGAAGAAGAAGCTCTGCTGCTTTCAGTATTTGGTTCTTTGTGGTCTTCTTCTAGCTGTTCTTGTTTCCTCTAAGCACCATG GAAATTCTGCAAATGACCTTGTTGATATTATCAACAAGAACAGAACTGCTCAAAAGCTTCCTCAACTTAGTAATAGTCCTGGACTTGGGTGCATAGCCTTGCAATATGCAAAGGAATGCATGGGAAATTGCAGTTCCAACAACAGTATAAACTGTCACCCTTCTGAAGATGACTTCACTGAAGTTTTTGCTCCAAACTGTGGTGTCGAGCTGCCCACTTTTGGAACCATATCTGGCTACATTCTTGGTTGTCAACCAAAGTATCTCGAGCCACTGGAAGCCTTCCCAAATGTACTTGTTCATGACAAAAGGACTCTTTCTCTTTTGAGGAATAAAACTCATACTGAAGTTGGAGTTGGGATTATCAAAGCTCACAAGCACAAAGGACCTTACTTATGGTGCGTTTTGTTTAGTAGTAGCCAGAGAAACACCACATTCGTACTTGACGATCTAGGAGAAGGGATTAAGCAGAAGAAAGGGTGTTATAGTGGAACCAGCTTCCCTTGCAGCAGAGCACATAGAGACATAGGTCCTTTATCGAACAAAATTTGGATTCTGGTTTTGCTCTGTGTTATCTACTTTCAACAATTCCTTTTCAAACTTTTCTGA